Proteins found in one Etheostoma spectabile isolate EspeVRDwgs_2016 chromosome 14, UIUC_Espe_1.0, whole genome shotgun sequence genomic segment:
- the LOC116701884 gene encoding glycogen synthase kinase-3 beta, whose amino-acid sequence MSGSGRPRTSSFAEPPGVPGTAAASTGSAAAVGSSTGKSGVPQASGSSSSGCSNLKLARDSGKVTTVVATPGQGPDRPQEVSYTDIKVIGNGSFGVVYQARLIDSQEMVAIKKVLQDKRFKNRELQIMRKLDHCNIVRLRYFFYSSGEKKDEVYLNLVLDFVPETVYRVARHFNKAKSIIPIIYVKVYMYQLFRSLAYIHSQGVCHRDIKPQNLLVDPETAILKLCDFGSAKQLVRGEPNVSYICSRYYRAPELIFGATDYTANIDIWSAGCVLAELLLGQPIFPGDSGVDQLVEIIKVLGTPTREQIREMNPNYTEFKFPQIKAHPWTKVFKPRTPPEAIALCSRLLEYTPASRFSPLEACSHTFFDELRQPNTRLPSGRELPMLFNFSTTELSIQPQLNPTLIPPHARAHTAASAHDGTSSDSSQHSSVPGSLNSI is encoded by the exons ATGAGCGGCAGCGGGCGGCCCAGGACCAGCTCGTTTGCTGAGCCGCCAGGTGTTCCAGGAACTGCCGCTGCGTCCACCGGATCAGCCGCTGCCGTGGGGAGCAGCACAGGAAAGTCCGGGGTCCCGCAGGCCTCCGGCAGCAGCTCGTCGGGATGCTCGAACCTTAAGCTGGCCA GAGACAGCGGGAAGGTGACAACAGTCGTTGCCACACCAGGTCAGGGACCGGACCGCCCACAAGAAGTCTCTTACACTGACATCAAG GTGATTGGCAATGGGTCGTTTGGTGTCGTGTATCAAGCTCGTCTTATCGACAGCCAAGAGATGGTGGCCATTAAAAAGGTTCTGCAGGATAAGAGGTTCAAG AATCGGGAACTACAGATCATGAGGAAGCTGGACCACTGCAACATTGTCAGACTACGTTACTTCTTCTACTCCAGTGGAGAGAAG AAAGATGAAGTGTATCTCAACCTGGTGCTGGACTTTGTCCCTGAGACGGTCTACAGGGTTGCCAGGCATTTTAACAAGGCCAAGAGCATCATTCCTATCATATATGTGAAG GTGTACATGTACCAGTTGTTTCGCAGTCTGGCTTATATCCATTCCCAGGGCGTGTGTCACAGAGACATCAAGCCCCAAAACCTGCTTGTCGACCCAGAAACTGCCATCCTCAAGTTGTGTGACTTTGGCAG CGCGAAGCAGCTGGTCCGCGGTGAACCCAACGTGTCGTATATCTGCTCACGGTATTACCGTGCCCCTGAGCTCATTTTTGGTGCTACAGACTACACGGCAAACATTGACATCTGGTCTGCAGGCTGTGTCCTGGCTGAGCTGCTGCTTGGACAACCCATATTCCCCGGTGACAGTGGGGTGGACCAGCTCGTAGAGATTATCAAG GTCCTAGGAACCCCAACAAGGGAACAAATCCGAGAGATGAACCCTAACTACACAGAATTCAAGTTTCCTCAGATCAAAGCTCATCCATGGACCAAG GTGTTTAAACCTCGCACCCCTCCAGAGGCCATCGCTCTTTGCTCCCGGCTGTTGGAGTACACGCCGGCCTCACGGTTCTCCCCACTAGAGGCCTGTTCACACACCTTTTTTGATGAGCTGCGCCAGCCGAACACACGACTGCCGAGCGGCCGAGAACTGCCCATGCTCTTCAACTTCAGCACCACAG AGCTGTCCATCCAGCCCCAGCTGAACCCAACCCTCATTCCTCCCCACGCTCGCGCTCATACAGCTGCTTCCGCCCACG ATGGTACCAGTTCAGATTCATCTCAACACAGTTCAGTACCAGGATCTCTTAACAGCATCTAA